One region of Camelina sativa cultivar DH55 chromosome 6, Cs, whole genome shotgun sequence genomic DNA includes:
- the LOC104791970 gene encoding uncharacterized protein LOC104791970, whose protein sequence is MKKSKRETLLSPSSSWRETHNPPRRNSNSSAVSSGCLPGFFNLFLSTFNFSSNRRKSITLGSKKREQRTVVYASPPQDSSNGDGGGGREGGDKPPLPRNEVEGDAARVSLVGALEKCDRDLEELRRTIDVIKTTYILHKTLEVSPPTTRENFKFSGTVAGDVVVGTHTQKNTKTTQHEPEGDTMLSMVNHDEYCCKDNKNYKVNNINLITGRPDHYAIHDVISKRATSTTTTMTETRDTTLPLVVRRVRRSLMESVNQVCDDVASGQRREVAKIGLALHDHICRDLIAETVRELSFSDYDNDEHEFYKPAVVSPVCYGGSGKSRHILRGSSNSLPLDACRRRLVF, encoded by the exons ATGAAGAAGAGTAAACGAGAGACCTTgctttctccttcatcttcatGGCGGGAAACCCATAATCCTCCCCGGAGAAACTCAAACTCCTCCGCCGTATCCTCCGGCTGCCTCCCCGGATTCTTTAATCTCTTCCTCTCCACCTTTAACTTCTCTTCCAACCGCCGCAAATCCATCACCTTGGGATCTAAAAAGCGAGAACAGAGAACCGTCGTTTACGCTTCTCCTCCGCAAGATTCATCGAACGGagacggcggaggaggaagagaaggaggagacaAGCCACCGCTTCCGCGCAATGAAGTAGAAGGGGATGCGGCGAGGGTGAGTCTGGTCGGAGCACTAGAGAAATGCGATCGGGATTTAGAGGAGCTTCGGAGAACCATCGACGTCATCAAAACCACTTACATTCTTCACAAGACACTTGAGGTTTCTCCGCCGACAACACGTGAAAATTTTAAGTTCTCCGGCACCG tggcAGGAGATGTCGTCGTGGGGACGCATACGCAGAAGAACACGAAGACGACACAACATGAACCAGAGGGAGACACGATGTTGTCGATGGTGAACCACGACGAATATTGctgcaaagacaacaaaaattacaaagtcAACAACATAAACCTAATCACTGGCAGACCCGATCATTACGCTATACATGACGTCATTTCCAAGAGAGCAACGTCAACGACTACGACGATGACAGAGACACGTGACACCACGTTGCCCCTCGTGGTGCGGAGGGTAAGAAGGAGCTTGATGGAGAGCGTTAACCAGGTCTGCGATGACGTGGCGTCAGGTCAACGAAGAGAGGTCGCTAAGATAGGTTTGGCTCTTCATGATCACATCTGTCGCGACCTGATTGCAGAGACTGTTCGAGAGCTCTCCTTCTCCGACTACGACAACGACGAACACGAGTTTTATAAACCAGCGGTGGTTTCTCCTGTTTGTTACGGTGGAAGTGGTAAAAGCAGACACATCCTTCGTGGCAGCAGCAACTCTCTACCGCTAGACGCGTGTAGAAGAAGATTGGTGTTTTGA
- the LOC104791971 gene encoding uncharacterized protein LOC104791971 — protein sequence MANPRRGVIENHRLLSPLINLLKKPQAIPLLLSFFLFLTWITLRLQHSSHVSSSSSSHPKSTLKSHPDLKTFDDDDKVNLVRFGLASLSRVRKDDRGWLLDPVILARDSQLKGGASSCVSIHVGEIRPGGLRGNHRHHTCNETFVIWGAKTRFRLENHKVEKGYAEVLIGEDEVAVAVSPSGTAHALVNVDPVRSTFFIGCQDSDMQNNSSTSDYKIWKDL from the exons ATGGCGAACCCTAGAAGAGGAGTGATCGAGAACCATAGATTGTTGTCACCTTTAATCAATCTACTGAAGAAGCCTCAAGCGattcctctgcttctctctttcttcctcttcctcacatGGATCACCCTCAGGTTACAGCATTCATCTCACGTCTCTTCGTCCTCCTCTTCCCATCCGAAATCGACGCTGAAGAGTCACCCCGATTTGAAAACCTTCGACGACGACGATAAGGTTAATCTTGTCCGGTTCGGTTTGGCGTCGCTCTCTCGTGTTCGGAAAGACGACCGTGGATGGTTGCTTGATCCCGTTATCCTTGCTCGTGATTCTCAGCTCAAAG GTGGAGCTTCCTCGTGTGTTTCCATTCATGTTGGTGAAATCCGGCCTGGTGGATTGAGGGGAAATCACCGACACCATACCTGTAATGAGACGTTTGTCATATGGGGAGCTAAGACAAGATTCAGG CTAGAGAACCACAAGGTCGAAAAAGGTTACGCCGAAGTGTTAATTGGAGAGGATGAAGTAGCTGTAGCGGTTAGTCCTAGTGGCACGGCCCATGCTCTAGTAAATGTCGATCCTGTGCGTTCTACTTTCTTCATTGGTTGCCAAGACAGTGATATGCAGAACAACAGCTCCACTAGCGACTACAAAATATGGAAAGATCTATAA
- the LOC104791974 gene encoding ycf20-like protein has protein sequence MGFAITVTLPNCGSKLLPKRSFRDKAPLSLAICWEFCSLCHFLHPARPLLVRHQRRMSWTTIKSSVGGDRFDPASSSSSNSNSRGLRLIKAIQVLRTKLLVKIQEIKKDLPKKLFFLLVGFYSATAFSTFIGQTGDWDVLSAGLAVLVVEGIGALMYRASIPLINKMRSTITMFNYWKTGLALGLFLDSFKF, from the exons ATGGGATTCGCCATCACCGTCACATTACCTAACTGTGGAAGTAAGTTATTACCAAAGAGGAGTTTCAGAGACAAAGCACCTTTGTCTCTTGCCATTTGCTGGGAGTTTTGTTCTCTCTGTCATTTCCTTCATCCTGCACGGCCTCTCTTGGTCAGACATCAAAG GAGGATGTCATGGACAACCATCAAAAGCTCGGTTGGTGGGGACAGATTCGATCCAGCATCCAGTTCTTCAAGTAATAGTAACTCCAGAGGTCTACGGCTAATCAAAGCCATACAAGTTCTCAGAACTAAGCTTCTGGTGAAGATTCAGGAGATAAAGAAAGATCTGCCCAAgaaactcttctttctcttggtGGGATTTTACTCTGCAACTGCTTTCTCTACATTCATAGGACAAACAGGAGACTGGGATGTTCTATCTGCTGGACTGGCTGTGCTTGTAGTTGAAGGCATTGGAGCTTTAATGTACAGAGCTTCTATTCCATTAATCAACAAGATGCGGAGCACAATCACCATGTTTAATTATTGGAAGACCGGACTCGCCCTCGGACTGTTCCTAGACTCATTCAA GTTTTAG
- the LOC104791973 gene encoding L-2-hydroxyglutarate dehydrogenase, mitochondrial-like isoform X2 produces the protein MLAYLGRRKGLRFSTATWRFVRGVSGVAETTAKERVDTIVIGAGVVGLAVARELSLRGREVLILDAASSFGTVTSSRNSEVVHAGIYYPPNSLKAKFCVRGRELLYRYCSEYEIPYKKIGKLIVATGSSEIPKLDLLMHLGTLNGVSCLRMLEGFDAMRMEPQLRCVKALLSPESGILDTHSFMLSLVGEAENNHTTFSYNTVVLNGRVEEKKMHLFVAETGLCEAEAQLELIPSLVVNSAGLGAQALAKRFQGLHHRFVPSSHYARGCYFTLSGTKSAPFNKLVYPIPEEGGLGVHVTLDLNGLVKFGPDVEWIEGTDDQSSFLNKYTERRNSTPRSESIIRISKMDHWNLVIQASVLSFLDQNSLPQILLSGRGDSWSSRSC, from the exons ATGCTTGCTTATCTGGGTAGGAGGAAAGGGCTGAGATTTTCAACAGCAACCTGGAGATTCGTAAGAGGAGTAAGCGGTGTAGCTGAAACGACAGCTAAAGAGAGAGTTGACACCATCGTGATTGGTGCTGGAGTCGTGGGTCTTGCGGTTGCGCGTGAGCTCAGTCTCCGCGGCAGAGAAGTGCTGATCCTTGATGCCGCCTCATCGTTTGGCACCGTCACGAGTTCTCGGAACAGCGAGGTCGTCCACGCCGGAATCTATTATCCACCGAACTCTCTAAAG GCCAAGTTTTGTGTAAGAGGGAGAGAACTGTTGTATAGGTACTGCTCAGAATATGAAATCCCTTATAAGAAGATTGGTAAGCTTATCGTTGCTACGGGATCCTCTGAGATACCAAAGTTGGATCTATTGATGCATCTTGGAACTCTGAATGGAGTCTCGTGTCTAAGGATGTTGGAAGGTTTTGATGCTATGAGAATGGAACCACAGCTTCGTTGTGTTAAAGCATTGCTATCTCCTGAGTCTGGGATTCTGGATACACATTCCTTCATGCTATCTCTAGTG GGAGAAGCAGAGAACAATCACACAACTTTCTCATACAACACGGTGGTTTTGAACGGTCGtgttgaagagaagaagatgcatttgTTTGTTGCTGAAACTGGACTGTGTGAGGCAGAAGCACAGCTTGAGCTGATCCCTAGTCTCGTTGTTAATTCTGCGGGCTTAGGTGCTCAAGCTCTTGCAAAGAGATTCCAGGGCTTGCATCATCGATTTGTTCCTTCGTCTCACTATGCTCGTGGATGCTACTTTACACTATCAGGCACAAAGTCTGCGCCTTTCAATAAACTTGTGTATCCTATTCCTGAGGAAGGAGGTCTCGGTGTCCATGTCACTTTAGATTTGAACGGACTTGTCAAGTTTGGACCTGATGTGGAATGGATTGAAGGCACAGACGATCAATCAAGCTTCCTGAACAA ATACACCGAGCGGAGAAATTCTACCCCGAGATCAGAAAGTATTATCCGGATCTCAAAGATGGATCATTGGAACCTGGTTATTCAGGCATCCGTCCTAAGCTTTCTGGACCAAAACAGCCTCCCACAGATTTTGTTATCAG GGAGAGGAGACTCATGGAGTTCCAGGTCTTGTTAA
- the LOC104791973 gene encoding L-2-hydroxyglutarate dehydrogenase, mitochondrial-like isoform X1 — MLAYLGRRKGLRFSTATWRFVRGVSGVAETTAKERVDTIVIGAGVVGLAVARELSLRGREVLILDAASSFGTVTSSRNSEVVHAGIYYPPNSLKAKFCVRGRELLYRYCSEYEIPYKKIGKLIVATGSSEIPKLDLLMHLGTLNGVSCLRMLEGFDAMRMEPQLRCVKALLSPESGILDTHSFMLSLVGEAENNHTTFSYNTVVLNGRVEEKKMHLFVAETGLCEAEAQLELIPSLVVNSAGLGAQALAKRFQGLHHRFVPSSHYARGCYFTLSGTKSAPFNKLVYPIPEEGGLGVHVTLDLNGLVKFGPDVEWIEGTDDQSSFLNKFDYRVKIHRAEKFYPEIRKYYPDLKDGSLEPGYSGIRPKLSGPKQPPTDFVIRERRLMEFQVLLISLASNHLV; from the exons ATGCTTGCTTATCTGGGTAGGAGGAAAGGGCTGAGATTTTCAACAGCAACCTGGAGATTCGTAAGAGGAGTAAGCGGTGTAGCTGAAACGACAGCTAAAGAGAGAGTTGACACCATCGTGATTGGTGCTGGAGTCGTGGGTCTTGCGGTTGCGCGTGAGCTCAGTCTCCGCGGCAGAGAAGTGCTGATCCTTGATGCCGCCTCATCGTTTGGCACCGTCACGAGTTCTCGGAACAGCGAGGTCGTCCACGCCGGAATCTATTATCCACCGAACTCTCTAAAG GCCAAGTTTTGTGTAAGAGGGAGAGAACTGTTGTATAGGTACTGCTCAGAATATGAAATCCCTTATAAGAAGATTGGTAAGCTTATCGTTGCTACGGGATCCTCTGAGATACCAAAGTTGGATCTATTGATGCATCTTGGAACTCTGAATGGAGTCTCGTGTCTAAGGATGTTGGAAGGTTTTGATGCTATGAGAATGGAACCACAGCTTCGTTGTGTTAAAGCATTGCTATCTCCTGAGTCTGGGATTCTGGATACACATTCCTTCATGCTATCTCTAGTG GGAGAAGCAGAGAACAATCACACAACTTTCTCATACAACACGGTGGTTTTGAACGGTCGtgttgaagagaagaagatgcatttgTTTGTTGCTGAAACTGGACTGTGTGAGGCAGAAGCACAGCTTGAGCTGATCCCTAGTCTCGTTGTTAATTCTGCGGGCTTAGGTGCTCAAGCTCTTGCAAAGAGATTCCAGGGCTTGCATCATCGATTTGTTCCTTCGTCTCACTATGCTCGTGGATGCTACTTTACACTATCAGGCACAAAGTCTGCGCCTTTCAATAAACTTGTGTATCCTATTCCTGAGGAAGGAGGTCTCGGTGTCCATGTCACTTTAGATTTGAACGGACTTGTCAAGTTTGGACCTGATGTGGAATGGATTGAAGGCACAGACGATCAATCAAGCTTCCTGAACAA atttgattatCGTGTAAAGATACACCGAGCGGAGAAATTCTACCCCGAGATCAGAAAGTATTATCCGGATCTCAAAGATGGATCATTGGAACCTGGTTATTCAGGCATCCGTCCTAAGCTTTCTGGACCAAAACAGCCTCCCACAGATTTTGTTATCAG GGAGAGGAGACTCATGGAGTTCCAGGTCTTGTTAATCTCTTTGGCATCGAATCACCTGGTTTAA
- the LOC104791972 gene encoding ABSCISIC ACID-INSENSITIVE 5-like protein 2 isoform X1 → MDSQRGIVKEAKSQSLNRQGSLYSLTLDEVQNHLGSPGKALGSMNLDELLKSVCSVEANQPSSMALNGAAAAQEGLSRQGSLTLPRDLSKKTVDEVWKDIQQNKNGGNAHERRDKQPTLGEMTLEDLLLKAGVVTETIPGSNHDGPGVPVGGGGSAGSGAGLGQNITQVGPWVQYHQLPSMPQPQTFMPYPVSDMQAMVSQSSLMGGLSDTQTPGRKRVASGEVVEKTVERRQKRMIKNRESAARSRARKQAYTHELEIKVSRLEEENERLRKQKEVERILPSAPPPDPKRQLRRTSSAPF, encoded by the exons ATGGATTCTCAAAGGGGTATTGTTAAAGAAGCTAAATCTCAGTCCTTGAATAGGCAAGGCTCTCTCTACAGCTTAACACTTGATGAGGTTCAAAACCACTTGGGGAGTCCTGGTAAAGCATTGGGAAGTATGAATCTGGATGAGTTACTTAAGAGTGTCTGTTCTGTTGAAGCTAATCAGCCATCTTCCATGGCTTTGAATGGAGCTGCAGCAGCTCAGGAAGGTCTTTCTCGGCAGGGGAGTTTGACTTTACCACGGGATCTTAGCAAAAAGACTGTTGATGAGGTGTGGAAAGACATTCAGCAGAACAAGAATGGAGGTAATGCTCACGAGAGGAGAGATAAGCAGCCTACGCTTGGTGAAATGACGCTTGAAGACTTGTTGTTGAAAGCTGGAGTTGTGACTGAGACGATCCCTGGTTCGAACCATGATGGTCCTGGTGTTCCTGTTGGCGGTGGTGGTAGTGCTGGTTCAGGTGCTGGTTTAGGGCAAAACATTACTCAAGTTGGCCCATGGGTTCAATATCATCAGCTCCCATCAATGCCACAGCCTCAAACGTTTATGCCTTATCCGGTTTCGGATATGCAAGCAATGGTGTCTCAGTCTTCTTTGATGGGTGGTTTGTCAGATACTCAAACTCCAGGaaggaagagggtagcttcagGAGAAGTTGTAGAGAAGACTGTAGAGAGGAGGCAGAAGAGAATGATAAAGAACAGAGAGTCTGCTGCTCGTTCCCGAGCTAGGAAGCAG GCTTACACTCATGAGCTAGAGATCAAAGTTTCAcggttagaagaagaaaacgaaagacTCAGGAAGCAAAAG GAGGTGGAGAGGATCCTCCCAAGTGCACCACCGCCTGATCCCAAGCGGCAGCTCCGACGAACAAGCTCAGCTCCTTTCTGa
- the LOC104791972 gene encoding ABSCISIC ACID-INSENSITIVE 5-like protein 2 isoform X2, giving the protein MFGHSTLEKRQGSLYSLTLDEVQNHLGSPGKALGSMNLDELLKSVCSVEANQPSSMALNGAAAAQEGLSRQGSLTLPRDLSKKTVDEVWKDIQQNKNGGNAHERRDKQPTLGEMTLEDLLLKAGVVTETIPGSNHDGPGVPVGGGGSAGSGAGLGQNITQVGPWVQYHQLPSMPQPQTFMPYPVSDMQAMVSQSSLMGGLSDTQTPGRKRVASGEVVEKTVERRQKRMIKNRESAARSRARKQAYTHELEIKVSRLEEENERLRKQKEVERILPSAPPPDPKRQLRRTSSAPF; this is encoded by the exons ATGTTTGGCCACTCGACCTTAGAAAAAAG GCAAGGCTCTCTCTACAGCTTAACACTTGATGAGGTTCAAAACCACTTGGGGAGTCCTGGTAAAGCATTGGGAAGTATGAATCTGGATGAGTTACTTAAGAGTGTCTGTTCTGTTGAAGCTAATCAGCCATCTTCCATGGCTTTGAATGGAGCTGCAGCAGCTCAGGAAGGTCTTTCTCGGCAGGGGAGTTTGACTTTACCACGGGATCTTAGCAAAAAGACTGTTGATGAGGTGTGGAAAGACATTCAGCAGAACAAGAATGGAGGTAATGCTCACGAGAGGAGAGATAAGCAGCCTACGCTTGGTGAAATGACGCTTGAAGACTTGTTGTTGAAAGCTGGAGTTGTGACTGAGACGATCCCTGGTTCGAACCATGATGGTCCTGGTGTTCCTGTTGGCGGTGGTGGTAGTGCTGGTTCAGGTGCTGGTTTAGGGCAAAACATTACTCAAGTTGGCCCATGGGTTCAATATCATCAGCTCCCATCAATGCCACAGCCTCAAACGTTTATGCCTTATCCGGTTTCGGATATGCAAGCAATGGTGTCTCAGTCTTCTTTGATGGGTGGTTTGTCAGATACTCAAACTCCAGGaaggaagagggtagcttcagGAGAAGTTGTAGAGAAGACTGTAGAGAGGAGGCAGAAGAGAATGATAAAGAACAGAGAGTCTGCTGCTCGTTCCCGAGCTAGGAAGCAG GCTTACACTCATGAGCTAGAGATCAAAGTTTCAcggttagaagaagaaaacgaaagacTCAGGAAGCAAAAG GAGGTGGAGAGGATCCTCCCAAGTGCACCACCGCCTGATCCCAAGCGGCAGCTCCGACGAACAAGCTCAGCTCCTTTCTGa
- the LOC104791975 gene encoding UBP1-associated protein 2A-like, with protein sequence MSGMTKKRKLEDESSDAAEPSQKLKQTTEEGEEQEQLQLVIKKEDNQAEVEEVEYEEVEEEHEEEVEDDDDKNNQMEVAATTSGSGNQNDDNDDEPIQDLLEPFSKEQLLSLLKEAADKHVGVANRIREVADEDPVHRKIFVHGLGWDTKTETLIEAFKQYGEIEDCKAVFDKVSGKSKGYGFILYKSRSGARNALKQPQKKIGSRMTACQLASKGPVFGGAPIAAAAVSAPAQHSNSEHTQKKIYVSNVGAELDPHKLLAFFSKFGEIEEGPLGLDKFTGRPKGFCLFVYKSAESAKRALEEPHKTFEGSVLHCQKAIDGPKPGKQQQQHHHNPHSHNNPRYQRNDNNGYGTPGGHGHLMAGNQAAMGGPAAQMLNPAIGQALTANLTALLASQAYNPAIGQAFLGSLGAATGVNPVNGAGMPTGYATQAMAPGTIPGYGTPTGLQGGYQTPQPGQGGTGRGQHSVGPYGGPYMGH encoded by the exons ATGTCCGGCatgacaaagaagagaaaacttgAAGATGAATCTAGCGATGCGGCTGAACCGTCTCAGAAGCTGAAGCAGACGACTGAGGAGGGTGAGGAGCAGGAGCAGCTTCAGcttgtaattaaaaaagaagataatcaAGCTGAGGTCGAAGAAGTTGAATACGAGGAAGTAGAGGAAGAGCacgaagaagaagttgaagatgatgatgataagaataATCAGATGGAGGTGGCGGCGACGACGTCTGGATCTGGGAATCAAAATGATGATAACGACGATGAGCCGATTCAAGATCTGTTGGAACCATTTTCGAAAGAACAGCTTTTGAGTCTTCTTAAAGAAGCGGCGGATAAGCATGTTGGTGTAGCGAATCGAATCAGGGAAGTAGCTGATGAGGATCCTGTTCATCGGAAGATCTTTGTTCACGGTCTTGGTTGGGATACCAAAACTGAGACGCTTATCGAAGCTTTTAA ACAGTACGGTGAGATTGAAGACTGCAAGGCTGTATTCGATAAGGTCTCTGGGAAATCTAAAGGTTATGGCTTTATCCTCTACAAGTCTCGTTCAGGTGCTCGCAACGCACTTAAACAGCCTCAGAAGAAGATTGGTAGTCGTATGACGGCATGTCAGTTGGCTTCTAAAGGACCTGTCTTTGGTGGAGCTCCTATAGCTGCTGCAGCTGTCTCAGCGCCTGCTCAGCATTCGAACTCAGAGCACACGCAGAAGAAGATTTATGTTAGTAATGTTGGAGCAGAGCTTGATCCACATAAACTGCTTGCgtttttctcaaagtttggagagattgaagaaggtCCTTTGGGTCTTGATAAGTTTACTGGGAGACCTAAAGGTTTCTGCCTCTTTGTTTACAAGTCTGCTGAAAGCGCCAAGAGGGCTTTGGAGGAGCCACACAAGACTTTTGAAGGCAGCGTCTTGCATTGCCAGAAAGCAATCGATGGTCCCAAACCTGgaaagcagcagcagcagcatcacCATAACCCACACAGCCACAACAATCCGCGGTACCAAAGAAATGATAACAATGGTTACGGTACGCCTGGAGGTCATGGACATCTTATGGCTGGTAACCAAGCTGCAATGGGTGGTCCAGCAGCGCAGATGCTAAACCCGGCCATTGGGCAGGCCTTGACAGCAAACTTGACAGCTTTGCTGGCATCACAGGCTTATAATCCGGCAATTGGACAAGCTTTTTTGGGGTCCTTGGGGGCAGCTACAGGCGTAAACCCAGTAAATGGAGCTGGAATGCCAACTGGTTATGCTACTCAAGCTATGGCACCAGGGACAATTCCTGGGTACGGTACACCAACTGGTTTGCAAGGTGGCTATCAGACTCCTCAACCTGGTCAAGGCGGTACAGGCAGAGGGCAACATAGTGTCGGGCCATACGGTGGTCCTTACATGGGCCACTAG
- the LOC104791976 gene encoding uncharacterized protein LOC104791976, with protein sequence MVELRSRTQLNSQLHYIRAIKGGSIKIVMNTDGRRKTKLRFRQLVDIYNLEEHSKVDESIPRVVRDLENVSDITQGSCLFGAEVNTKADSEDFSMITLEKIRKQCKAKKRKLRNRRDIETASNVEVKKEYLTRDEGCDIEEPLSSWDTKFSKKRKRIQERKAKCVSTASAFVEKVVDLPVFFHVKSEAWDDSYSVSEAMDLSHADRLLDCSKESESPTDTVLVEEIILESSRDMRLVPCPNFPGMGAIEDPVTIKPVEEAFEDASEEFNNARKAQCCFADYIAFEDKQIVLYSSASEEEMELDVAQDSESENIGCVENLICFYASSGCEEDKEDEENNGIKPDLYMSVTGLEIVKIEAPELLAIDYPGSPIINYGEENAEIEWETEDISKDDFHEATDILQLTNYCNSLENLQVVPDESTIALEEEYLPERSQQSFYSKHQDEAGDHKLSPLCKEPDEDQKVVETDNIQQQQPHHQPQKLLSGRKALSPTSQAKLRKAMEHPDSPEKRSKKSRGKLYFSSQNSHRILKAQGLDNIDRVEIIPSSKQAIQKANNNTRQMKYQKTTQKIPRRVAQAAKAQPFSTGSTSIQGCSQKAIVFSQGQMRDFQCVAARLTKELKLMRKVTKRCLLGESNTSNISDCNLDEVRTLIGNAEKTEEGCKKWMSMIERDLYRFCKLMGMVK encoded by the exons ATGGTGGAGTTAAGAAGTCGCACCCAATTGAACTCCCAATTGCATTATATCCGAGCCATTAAAGGCGGATCGATCAAAATAGTGATGAATACGGATGGAAGAAGGAAAACAAAGCTCAGATTTAGGCAGTTGGTTGATATATACAATCTGGAAGAACACAGTAAAGTTGATGAGTCAATTCCAAGAGTAGTTAGGGATTTGGAGAACGTTTCTGATATCACACAAGGTTCGTGTTTGTTTGGTGCTGAGGTGAATACGAAAGCTGATTCTGAAGATTTTAGCATGATTACACTGGAGAAGATTCGGAAACAATGCAAAGCAAAGAAACGGAAACTTCGGAACCGGAGAGACATTGAGACAGCGTCAAACGTTGAAGTTAAAAAAGAGTACTTGACTCGAGATGAAGGGTGTGATATTGAGGAGCCTCTTAGCAGTTGGGATACGAAATTctccaagaaaagaaagagaatacaAGAGCGGAAAGCAAAGTGTGTTTCTACTGCCTCTGCATTTGTGGAAAAAGTTGTGGATTTGCCTGTGTTCTTTCATGTGAAGTCTGAAGCTTGGGATGATAGCTATTCAGTTTCTGAAGCCATGGATTTGAGTCATGCTGATCGTTTGCTAGATTGTAGCAAAGAGTCAGAATCTCCTACAGATACGGTGTTGGTGGAAGAGATAATACTCGAGTCGTCCAGGGACATGAGGCTGGTTCCATGTCCAAATTTTCCCGGAATGGGAGCAATTGAAGATCCCGTAACTATAAAGCCGGTGGAGGAAGCTTTTGAAGATGCATCAGAAGAGTTTAACAATGCTAGGAAAGCGCAATGCTGTTTTGCTGATTATATTGCTTTTGAGGATAAGCAAATTGTTTTGTACAGTAGTGCGtctgaagaagagatggaacTGGATGTTGCGCAAGATTCAGAATCTGAGAACATTGGTTGTGTCGAAAACCTCATTTGTTTTTACGCAAGCTCGGGGTGcgaagaagataaagaggatGAGGAGAACAATGGTATAAAGCCAGACTTATACATGAGCGTAACTGGTTTGGAGATTGTGAAGATAGAAGCTCCAGAACTACTTGCTATTGATTACCCGGGTTCCCCCATCATCAATTATGGTGAAGAAAATGCCGAGATTGAGTGGGAAACTGAAGACATTAGTAAGGATGATTTCCATGAAGCAACTGATATTCTCCAGCTGACCAACTATTGTAATTCATTGGAGAATTTGCAAGTAGTTCCTGATGAAAGCACAATTGCACTAGAAGAAGAATATTTGCCAGAAAGATCACAACAATCTTTCTACTCCAAGCATCAAGATGAAGCCGGAGACCACAAATTATCACCACTCTGTAAGGAACCTGACGAGGATCAAAAAGTTGTAGAGACTGATAACATCCAGCAACAACAGCCACACCACCAACCACAAAAGCTACTCTCAGGGAGAAAG GCTTTATCTCCCACCTCTCAAGCAAAACTTCGCAAGGCAATGGAGCACCCCGATTCACCTGAGAAAAGGAGTAAAA AATCCAGAGGGAAACTCTACTTCAGTAGCCAAAACTCGCATAGAATCCTTAAGGCTCAAGGACTAGATAACATCGACAGAGTGGAAATCATTCCAAGCTCAAAGCAGGCCATTCAAAAAGCAAATAATAATACTCGGCAAATGAAGTATCAAAAAACCACACAGAAGATTCCACGTCGAGTTGCTCAAGCAGCAAAAGCACAACCTTTTAGCACTGGAAGCACTTCTATACAAGGATGCTCACAGAAAGCTATTGTCTTCTCGCAAGGGCAAATGCGTGATTTCCAATGTGTTGCGGCTAGGCTCACAAAAGAGTTGAAGTTGATGAGAAAGGTTACAAAGAGATGTCTGCTAGGTGAAAGCAACACCTCCAACATTTCTGACTGTAACTTAGATGAG GTGAGAACATTGATTGGAAATGCAGAAAAAACTGAAGAGGGCTGCAAGAAATGGATGTCGATGATAGAGCGTGATCTTTATCGGTTTTGCAAACTCATG GGTATGGTCAAATAA